From Hydra vulgaris chromosome 07, alternate assembly HydraT2T_AEP, a single genomic window includes:
- the LOC136082492 gene encoding uncharacterized protein LOC136082492, with protein sequence MGALIQVGETTVEDATWLRKETSDIHINMAELDAVIRGMNMALMWKLKKVTVFTDSVTVFHWVSDALTGKSRLRSKATGEMLIRRRLSVLQQLIEEYNVSVESVGIVVGIVVWNSRSYEGYFRYTPIRYTESISDIHQRTGHFGVNRTLNFVRKAIPTATENDVRNVIKSCEPCQSIDPAPIRWEKGKMDVEGNWERLAMDITHYGTDKFLSLIDCGPSKYALWRQLSSSYGSLAIVRILRLIFRERGAPSEILTDNEPTFKTKEIRSFLDSWGAQIRFRAAYYPEGNGIVERNQRTIKRIAERSKMSIPEALYWYNVSADKNGASPMDKIYSYTIGVKGLGKENLPAQNVTNKRPRNDTQSCIIPDVEIEMNTETGLENAKNQGEQVKDVLETNEENVEAEDRPQEIDMLLRRSGRERRMPSKYFDCYLDDP encoded by the exons TATTCATATAAACATGGCAGAATTAGACGCTGTGATACGTGGAATGAATATGGCTCTGATGTGGAAGCTGAAGAAAGTGACTGTTTTTACCGACTCCGTGACAGTATTCCACTGGGTTTCTGACGCCCTTACAGGAAAATCAAGGTTGAGATCAAAAGCGACGGGTGAAATGCTGATTCGAAGAAGACTGAGCGTGTTGCAACAGCTAATTGAAGAATACAATGTTAGCGTTGAG AGTGTCGGAATAGTTGTCGGAATAGTTGTATGGAATAGTCGTAGCTACGAAGGCTATTTCCGATATACACCTATACGATATACAGAATCTATTTCCGATATACACCAAAGAACTGGACATTTCGGAGTGAATCGAACGTTAAACTTTGTTCGTAAAGCAATTCCGACTGCTACTGAAAACGATGTTCGAAATGTGATAAAAAGTTGCGAACCATGTCAGTCAATAGATCCAGCGCCAATACGGTGGGAAAAAGGGAAAATGGATGTTGAAGGAAACTGGGAGAGATTGGCCATGGACATCACGCATTATGGCACTGACAAGTTTTTGAGTCTAATTGATTGCGGACCTTCAAAATACGCGTTGTGGCGACAATTATCAAGCTCATACGGAAGTCTTGCCATAGTCCGAATACTCCGTCTTATTTTTCGTGAACGTGGAGCACCGTCTGAAATATTGACTGACAATGAGCCGacatttaaaactaaagagATAAGGAGTTTCCTTGATAGTTGGGGAGCACAAATTAGATTTAGAGCCGCTTATTATCCTGAAGGAAATGGAATTGTAGAAAGAAACCAACGTACGATCAAGCGAATAGCAGAACGATCGAAAATGTCGATACCGGAAGCACTATATTGGTACAATGTCTCAGCCGACAAAAATGGTGCAAGTCCGATGGACAAAATATACAGTTATACCATTGGTGTGAAAGGATTGGGAAAAGAGAATCTTCCTGCACAAAATGTCACGAACAAGAG ACCTCGAAATGATACTCAGTCCTGCATTATCCCTGATGTGGAAATAGAGATGAATACTGAAACTGGTCTAGAGAACGCTAAAAATCAAGGAGAGCAAGTTAAAGATGTATTAGAGACGAACGAGGAAAATGTCGAAGCTGAAGATAGACCCCAAGAAATCGACATGCTTTTGCGACGGAGTGGTCGGGAACGGCGCATGCCTTCGAAATACTTTGATTGCTATTTGGATGATCCGTAA